Proteins encoded by one window of Carettochelys insculpta isolate YL-2023 chromosome 10, ASM3395843v1, whole genome shotgun sequence:
- the KCNE4 gene encoding potassium voltage-gated channel subfamily E member 4 encodes MDHTNMTQTMLTAEPQSPEMSNGNEYFYILIVMSFYGIFLMGIMLGYMKSKRKEKKSNLLFLYKDDERHWEEAMKPLTTVSGLKSFQIPMMLNVLQESMVPSLSCAVCSMEGSSVSSESSSPDVHFTIQEEVLDDEVGEASEALINESSEGSSENIHKNS; translated from the coding sequence ATGGACCACACAAACATGACCCAGACCATGTTGACTGCTGAACCCCAGTCTCCAGAGATGAGCAATGGCAATGAGTACTTCTACATTCTGATTGTCATGTCTTTCTATGGAATCTTCTTAATGGGAATAATGCTGGGCTACATGAAATccaagaggaaagaaaagaaatccaATTTGCTTTTCCTCTACAAAGATGATGAAAGGCATTGGGAAGAAGCTATGAAACCTCTGACAACTGTGTCAGGACTCAAGTCCTTCCAGATCCCCATGATGCTAAATGTGCTGCAAGAGAGTATGGTACCATCTCTGTCATGTGCTGTCTGCTCCATGGAGGGAAGCAGTGTGAGCTCTGAGTCTTCCTCACCAGATGTTCACTTCACCATTCAAGAGGAAGTGCTGGATGATGAGGTGGGGGAAGCATCAGAAGCCCTTATCAATGAGAGCAGTGAAGGATCTTCAGAAAACATCCACAAAAATTCCTAG